The proteins below come from a single Triticum aestivum cultivar Chinese Spring chromosome 5D, IWGSC CS RefSeq v2.1, whole genome shotgun sequence genomic window:
- the LOC123120985 gene encoding FT-interacting protein 7, with the protein MQPPQPRPEDYTLKETTPRLGGFMAAGDKRTSTYDLVEQMPYLYVRAVKAKDLHAKDGTGSCDPSVEIKLGNYRCTTRQFEKNTNPEWNQVFAFPKERIQSSYIEITVKDKDDIIGRVIFDLNEVPKRVPPDSPLAPEWYRLEGRKEGRVGELMLAVWMGSQADEAFPEAWHADAATVPSDGLASIRSKVYLTPKLWYLRVNVIEAQDLVPSDKCRYPEVYVKATLGNQSLRTRISASKSVNPMWNEDLMFVAAEPFEEHLILSVEDRIAPNKDEVLGKACIPLQNVDRRPDHRPVHSRWCNLEKHVAGDGEQKKKDVKFSSRIHLRISLDGGYHVLDESAHYSSDLRATEKQLWKPSIGVLELGILNAQGLLAMKTKDGHGTTDSYCVAKYGHKWVRTRTIIDSFSPKWNEQYTWDVYDPCTVITVGVFDNCHLQGEKSKGNKDSRIGKVRIRLSTLESGRVYTHSYPLIILLPTGVKKMGEVQLAVRFTCYSLVNMMQLYSQPLLPKMHYVYPLSVTQLDVLRLQATHMVSTKLSRAEPPLRKEVVEYMLDVDSHMWSMRKSKANFFRIMKVLTPLVGAAQWFDKICEWKNPLTTVLIHLLFIILVMFPELILPTVSLYLFLIGVWFYRWRPRQPPHMDTRLSHAETSNPDEFDEEFDTFPTSRAHDVVRMRYDRLRSIAGRVQTVVGDLATQGERLQSLLNWRDPRATAIFVTFCLIAAVVLYLVPFRMVVLIAGLYVLRHPRFRRHGLPSAPLNFFRRLPAKTDSLL; encoded by the coding sequence ATGCAGCCACCGCAGCCGCGGCCTGAGGACTACACGTTGAAAGAGACAACACCCCGCCTTGGGGGTTTTATGGCAGCAGGGGACAAGCGCACAAGTACATACGACCTTGTGGAGCAGATGCCATATCTCTACGTGCGCGCTGTCAAGGCCAAAGACCTCCATGCCAAGGATGGGACTGGGAGCTGTGACCCATCGGTAGAGATCAAGCTTGGGAATTACAGGTGCACCACCCGTCAGTTTGAGAAGAATACTAACCCGGAGTGGAACCAAGTCTTTGCCTTTCCCAAGGAACGCATCCAGTCCTCCTATATTGAGATCACTGTCAAAGACAAGGATGATATCATTGGGCGAGTCATCTTTGACCTCAATGAAGTTCCAAAGAGAGTCCCACCTGACAGTCCTTTAGCACCAGAGTGGTACCGTCTTGAGGGTCGGAAGGAGGGAAGGGTCGGAGAGCTAATGTTGGCTGTCTGGATGGGTTCACAGGCAGATGAAGCTTTCCCAGAAGCTTGGCATGCTGATGCTGCGACAGTGCCTAGCGATGGTCTAGCAAGCATAAGGTCTAAGGTGTATTTAACTCCTAAGCTTTGGTATCTCAGGGTAAATGTTATTGAGGCACAAGACCTGGTACCAAGTGACAAGTGCCGCTATCCAGAAGTTTATGTGAAAGCTACACTTGGGAATCAGTCCTTGAGGACAAGGATATCTGCAAGCAAGAGTGTTAACCCCATGTGGAATGAGGATCTGATGTTTGTGGCAGCTGAACCATTTGAGGAGCACTTGATTCTTAGCGTCGAGGATCGGATTGCGCCAAACAAGGACGAGGTATTAGGGAAAGCATGTATTCCACTGCAGAATGTAGACAGGAGGCCCGACCACAGGCCAGTGCACAGCCGGTGGTGTAATCTTGAGAAGCATGTAGCGGGAGATGGGGAAcagaagaaaaaagatgtcaaGTTCTCTAGTCGTATTCACCTCAGGATTTCTTTGGATGGTGGGTATCATGTTCTGGATGAGTCAGCACATTACAGTAGCGATCTGAGGGCCACTGAGAAACAGCTGTGGAAGCCTAGCATTGGGGTTCTTGAGCTAGGAATCCTAAATGCTCAAGGATTACTGGCAATGAAGACTAAGGATGGGCATGGCACCACAGATTCTTACTGTGTTGCGAAGTACGGGCACAAGTGGGTCAGAACAAGGACCATCATCGACAGTTTCAGCCCAAAATGGAATGAACAATACACCTGGGACGTGTATGATCCTTGTACGGTGATAACAGTTGGTGTGTTCGATAACTGCCACTTGCAAGGGGAGAAGTCCAAAGGAAACAAGGACAGCAGAATTGGCAAGGTACGGATCCGCCTGTCCACTCTCGAGTCTGGCAGAGTCTACACGCACTCGTACCCTCTTATCATTTTGCTTCCTACGGGCGTGAAGAAGATGGGTGAAGTGCAGCTTGCTGTGCGCTTCACATGCTACTCGCTGGTGAACATGATGCAGCTGTACTCTCAGCCGCTGCTGCCGAAGATGCACTATGTTTACCCTCTGTCTGTCACGCAGCTTGATGTTCTGAGGCTCCAGGCTACTCACATGGTCTCGACGAAATTGAGCCGTGCCGAGCCACCTCTCAGGAAGGAAGTTGTTGAGTACATGTTGGATGTGGATTCTCACATGTGGAGCATGAGGAAGAGCAAGGCAAACTTCTTCAGGATTATGAAAGTGTTGACCCCCCTTGTTGGAGCTGCTCAATGGTTTGATAAGATTTGTGAATGGAAGAATCCGCTGACCACTGTGTTGATTCATCTCCTGTTCATCATTTTGGTTATGTTTCCAGAGCTGATCCTTCCGACCGTTTCCCTGTATCTGTTCTTGATTGGGGTCTGGTTCTACCGGTGGAGGCCAAGGCAGCCACCTCACATGGACACTCGTCTTTCACATGCCGAGACCTCCAACCCTGATGAGtttgatgaggagtttgatacttTCCCTACATCCCGTGCACATGATGTCGTTCGGATGAGGTATGATCGACTCAGGAGCATTGCAGGCAGGGTGCAGACAGTTGTTGGTGACTTGGCAACACAAGGTGAGAGGCTGCAGTCCCTGCTCAACTGGCGGGATCCAAGGGCCACTGCTATCTTTGTGACCTTCTGCTTGATCGCTGCTGTGGTTCTGTACCTGGTGCCGTTTCGCATGGTTGTGCTCATTGCTGGGTTGTATGTGCTGAGGCATCCCAGGTTCCGCCGCCACGGGCTTCCATCTGCTCCCCTCAACTTCTTCAGGAGGCTACCGGCGAAAACGGACAGCTTGCTGTGA